The following are encoded in a window of Kitasatospora fiedleri genomic DNA:
- a CDS encoding response regulator transcription factor produces the protein MRVVLAEDLYLLRQGLTRLLEIHGFTIAAAVETGPDLLAALLSERPDVAVVDVRLPPTLTDEGLQAALAARREIPGLPVLVLSQHVQQLYARELLADGTGGVGYLLKDRVFNADQFVDAVRRVAAGGTAMDPDVIGRLLQSNAVSGPLQRLSPREREVLGLMAEGCSNSAIAARLTVSDGAVAKHIANIFGKLELAPTEDGNRRVLAVLAYLNGSAERLVDG, from the coding sequence GTGCGCGTTGTCCTCGCCGAGGATCTCTACCTCCTCCGCCAAGGTCTGACACGGCTGTTGGAGATCCATGGGTTCACCATCGCGGCGGCGGTGGAGACCGGGCCGGATCTGCTGGCCGCGCTGCTGTCCGAGCGGCCGGACGTGGCGGTGGTGGACGTCCGGCTGCCGCCGACGCTGACGGATGAGGGGTTGCAGGCGGCGCTGGCGGCGCGGCGGGAGATCCCGGGGCTGCCGGTGCTGGTGCTGTCGCAGCACGTGCAGCAGTTGTACGCGCGGGAGCTGCTGGCGGACGGGACGGGCGGGGTGGGGTACCTGCTCAAGGACCGGGTGTTCAACGCGGACCAGTTCGTGGACGCGGTGCGGCGGGTGGCGGCCGGAGGGACGGCGATGGACCCGGACGTGATCGGCCGGCTGTTGCAGTCCAACGCGGTGTCGGGGCCGTTGCAGCGGCTGTCGCCACGGGAGCGGGAGGTGCTGGGGCTGATGGCGGAGGGCTGTTCGAACTCGGCGATCGCGGCGCGGCTGACGGTCAGTGACGGCGCGGTGGCCAAGCACATCGCCAATATCTTCGGGAAGTTGGAGCTGGCGCCGACGGAGGACGGCAACCGGCGGGTGCTGGCGGTGCTGGCGTACTTGAACGGTTCGGCGGAGCGACTGGTGGACGGCTGA
- a CDS encoding DUF2637 domain-containing protein, which produces MARPSLTRAHRALLGVVAIGACVISGIGFAGSYNSVRDLAMEKGFGAFSYAFPIGVDAGIVVLLSLDLVLTWLRIPFPLLRQTAWLLTAATIAFNAAASWGDALGMAMHAVIPVLFVVVVEASRHAVGRIAAITADRHMESVRLMRWVLSPVPTFRLWRRMKLWELRSYDETVRLEQNRLVYRAQLRFRYGRGWRRSAPFQALLPLKLAKYGVPLDPTVLDRIDGPLVVPGSAAAVEQPAQAVPAVQAGLSAQAVAAGQTVQAVRGGGVTQAQQPIQAQAQQPIQAQAAASGVPESQPQPQPQPVPPVSAAVAVPTLAKLAAVRLRDQQDPEAAQAAPVIDSSAELNVWTARPVRSHVAEPDQVHTARVPGQASPWFKAPRPSGPEEAVAVRPQPGYQASRAEAYPEQGLGPEEYRPEEYRPEEYRPAANGHGPATRPQAVRQQVPAPVTEGAEPILVPGRPMRLESMMASESEPLPFDEGDAPARRPIAGAGQVLDANECFDALVSYMEENQRHPDERRFAEYLSQRGVPGSRPDGGVTVKDVEKVWQDLQERYMESGRGE; this is translated from the coding sequence ATGGCACGTCCTTCCCTTACCCGCGCGCACCGGGCACTGCTGGGTGTGGTGGCCATCGGCGCGTGCGTGATCTCGGGCATCGGTTTCGCGGGGTCGTACAACTCGGTGCGGGACCTGGCGATGGAGAAGGGCTTCGGCGCCTTCTCCTACGCCTTCCCGATAGGCGTCGACGCGGGCATCGTGGTGCTGCTCTCGCTGGACCTGGTGCTGACCTGGCTGCGCATCCCGTTCCCGCTGCTGCGGCAGACGGCCTGGCTGCTGACCGCGGCGACGATCGCGTTCAACGCGGCGGCGTCCTGGGGCGACGCGCTGGGCATGGCGATGCACGCGGTGATCCCGGTGCTGTTCGTGGTGGTGGTCGAGGCGTCCCGGCACGCGGTGGGGCGGATCGCGGCGATCACCGCGGACCGGCACATGGAGTCGGTGCGGCTGATGCGCTGGGTGCTGTCGCCGGTGCCGACGTTCCGGTTGTGGCGGCGGATGAAGCTGTGGGAGCTGCGCTCGTACGACGAGACGGTGCGGCTGGAGCAGAACCGGCTGGTGTACCGGGCGCAGCTGCGGTTCCGGTACGGGCGGGGCTGGCGGCGGTCGGCGCCGTTCCAGGCGCTGCTGCCGCTGAAGCTGGCGAAGTACGGCGTCCCGCTGGACCCGACGGTGCTGGACCGGATCGACGGTCCACTGGTGGTGCCGGGCAGCGCGGCGGCGGTCGAGCAGCCGGCCCAGGCCGTTCCGGCCGTTCAGGCGGGGCTGTCGGCGCAGGCGGTGGCGGCGGGTCAGACCGTCCAGGCGGTGCGGGGCGGCGGGGTGACGCAGGCTCAGCAGCCGATCCAGGCCCAGGCCCAGCAGCCGATTCAGGCGCAGGCCGCGGCGTCGGGTGTGCCGGAATCCCAGCCGCAGCCCCAGCCCCAGCCGGTGCCGCCGGTGTCGGCGGCGGTGGCGGTGCCGACGTTGGCGAAGCTGGCCGCGGTACGGCTGCGCGACCAGCAGGACCCGGAGGCGGCGCAGGCCGCGCCGGTGATCGACTCGTCCGCGGAGCTGAACGTGTGGACGGCCCGCCCGGTGCGCTCGCACGTGGCGGAGCCCGACCAGGTGCACACGGCGCGGGTGCCGGGGCAGGCGTCGCCGTGGTTCAAGGCGCCGCGGCCGAGCGGTCCGGAGGAGGCGGTGGCGGTTCGGCCGCAGCCGGGCTACCAGGCGTCGCGGGCCGAGGCGTACCCGGAGCAGGGCCTTGGCCCGGAGGAGTACCGCCCGGAGGAGTACCGCCCGGAGGAGTACCGCCCGGCGGCGAACGGGCACGGTCCGGCGACGCGTCCGCAGGCGGTCCGGCAGCAGGTACCGGCGCCGGTGACGGAGGGCGCGGAGCCGATCCTGGTACCCGGTCGGCCGATGCGGCTGGAGTCGATGATGGCGTCCGAGTCGGAGCCGCTGCCGTTCGACGAGGGGGACGCCCCGGCGCGCCGTCCGATCGCGGGCGCGGGTCAGGTGCTGGACGCCAATGAGTGCTTCGACGCGCTGGTCAGCTACATGGAGGAGAACCAGCGGCACCCCGACGAGCGCCGCTTCGCGGAGTACCTGAGCCAGCGCGGCGTCCCGGGTTCGCGGCCGGACGGCGGCGTCACGGTGAAGGACGTCGAGAAGGTCTGGCAGGACCTCCAGGAGCGGTACATGGAGTCCGGTCGGGGCGAGTGA